A region of the Microcystis aeruginosa FD4 genome:
AAGATACCGTGATCAAGCGATTTACTATCGATAGCACGGATATTGACAATCCAGGAGAAAAGTTTGATTTAGAAAAAGGCGAAAAAATTGGTATCAACTGGTATCGACCAGCTTCCAAGAATCATTGGGAATTTGAACTCAAATCTCCCCACGGAGGCTTTTTCAATTGGTACGTTTTCCAGCCGCACGTTCAGATTAACGATCCCACACCTGCACATACTGAAGCTTCAGGAAGCAAACAAGTCATGGCTTTCTTAGATGCCATTGCTTGGCCAGAAGGGACAGATAAGAGCGTTGGAGATGGTGTAAGGACAGGATACAATATCATGTTCACTGGCAAGACATTTTCTAGTTTTGCCGATCATCCTCGTCGTGTTATATGTTCAGGCAGCTTATGCTCGGATGCAGCAGGGCGATATCAATTCCTGAGCAAAACTTGGGATGGAGTTGCCAAAAAACTAGGCTTGAAAGATTTTTCTCCTAGCAATCAAGACAAAGCCGCCATTCAACTCATTAAACAACGAGGTGCATTAGACGAAATAGAAAAAGGTAAAATCAGGGCGGCCTGTGACATCCTAAGCTGGGAGTGGGCTTCTTTACCACCAGGTCGTTATGGTCAGCCCACAGTTACCTACGAGAAAATGGAGCAACTGTTTAAACAGGCGGGGGGAGTACTAGGGTAGTAAAACTTAGTGCGATCACCTCTTTCTAAGTGGATTGATACGGCTAATTTAGTGTATTTAATTGGGTGGGCAATGCCCATCAAATC
Encoded here:
- a CDS encoding glycoside hydrolase family 24 protein, which codes for MAELSLTALEDTVIKRFTIDSTDIDNPGEKFDLEKGEKIGINWYRPASKNHWEFELKSPHGGFFNWYVFQPHVQINDPTPAHTEASGSKQVMAFLDAIAWPEGTDKSVGDGVRTGYNIMFTGKTFSSFADHPRRVICSGSLCSDAAGRYQFLSKTWDGVAKKLGLKDFSPSNQDKAAIQLIKQRGALDEIEKGKIRAACDILSWEWASLPPGRYGQPTVTYEKMEQLFKQAGGVLG